From Aedes albopictus strain Foshan chromosome 1, AalbF5, whole genome shotgun sequence, one genomic window encodes:
- the LOC134291690 gene encoding uncharacterized protein LOC134291690, with amino-acid sequence MQTNLEDNTHGESPAQGPDSFRNERSSSIRIDAAETSWMSTFPTSGMSLGALNIPECSPSDGETEIDRKAYEHWRKILDASLDLMKSTDERTKIGIFKIKAGAKLLEVFESTKTSPGMPDEILEPYGNAIARLNEYFGSRTYMMSQRSKLLNMTQRKDESSVQFVRRVGAATKLCGYLESEEMESVMRTITRGALDSRVRKLAHRNWVRQGSIKDLVDAVQDSEIEKLNEEEFMKTQQRNSASSSGAAVIAAVERYSHVPSFRQGGFNGDRPGWNQAGKRVAYRGRRGENTRTFSGRIPAAVQTRQCWRCSSVYHSASECPVVNKVCHKCQTKGHIARMCTSESGFRGIKRRLQSEQVQNSLSKESRRISMVNEHDEHAEEKEAKVFSDTDSND; translated from the exons ATGCAAACGAATTTGGAAGACAATACTCATGGAGAATCGCCAGCTCAAGGACCTGATAGTTTCCGCAACGAACGGTCAAGTTCGATTAGAATTGATGCAGCTGAAACATCTTGGATGTCAACGTTTCCTACAAGTGGTATGTCGCTGGGCGCATTGAATATTCCCGAGTGCAGCCCATCCGACGGAGAAACTGAAATCGACAGGAAAGCTTATGAGCATTGGAGGAAAATTTTGGATGCATCTTTGGATCTCATGAAGTCAACGGACGAAAGAACTAaaataggaattttcaaaattaagGCTGGAGCGAAACTGCTGGAAGTATTCGAGAGTACGAAGACATCTCCTGGTATGCCGGATGAGATTTTGGAGCCATATGGCAACGCTATCGCTCGGCTGAATGAGTATTTTGGTTCAAGAACTTACATGATGTCTCAAAGAAGCAAACTCCTAAACATGACACAAAGAAAAGACGAAAGCAGCGTTCAATTTGTAAGACGGGTTGGAGCAGCCACAAAGCTGTGTGGTTATCTGGAAAGCGAAGAAATGGAATCCGTGATGCGTACAATTACCAGAGGTGCATTGGATAGTAGAGTTCGCAAGCTTGCTCATCGAAACTGGGTCCGGCAAGGATCGATCAAGGATTTGGTTGACGCGGTTCAGGATTCTGAAATTGAAAAACTTAATGAGGAGGAGTTTATGAAAACACAGCAGCGTAATTCTGCATCATCATCTGGAGCGGCAGTTATTGCAGCGGTCGAACGATATTCACATGTTCCGAGTTTCCGGCAAGGTGGATTCAACG GTGACAGACCAGGTTGGAATCAAGCCGGAAAACGTGTTGCATACCGAGGAAGAAGAGGAGAAAACACAAGGACATTCTCGGGGCGTATCCCTGCCGCTGTTCAGACTCGGCAATGCTGGAGGTGTAGCAGCGTGTATCACTCAGCTTCCGAGTGTCCCGTGGTTAACAAAGTGTGCCATAAGTGTCAAACCAAAGGTCACATTGCTCGAATGTGTACCTCCGAAAGCGGATTCCGGGGAATTAAGAGACGGCTTCAAAGTGAACAAGTTCAGAATTCTCTCTCAAAGGAGTCCCGACGAATTTCAATGGTGAACGAACATGACGAACATGCAGAGGAGAAAGAAGCGAAGGTATTTTCTGATACTGATTCCAACGATTAG
- the LOC134287385 gene encoding uncharacterized protein LOC134287385, whose protein sequence is MDDLDTPGLNNGAAESSGRGNSKMTEDELLKELKALQNENNKLKSKLMQTNLEDNTHGESPAQGPDSFRNERSSSIRIDAAETSWMSTFPTSGMSLGALNIPECSPSDGETEIDRKAYEHWRKILDASLDLMKSTDERTKIGIFKIKAGAKLLEVFESTKTSPGMPDEILEPYGNAIARLNEYFGSRTYMMSQRSKLLNMTQKFM, encoded by the exons ATGGACGATTTGGATACCCCCGGACTCAACAATGGCGCAGCCGAGTCTTCCGGTCGTGG CAACtcgaaaatgacggaagatgaACTGTTGAAAGAATTGAAAGCGCTCCAAAATGAAAACAATAAGTTAAAATCTAAATTAATGCAAACGAATTTGGAAGACAATACTCATGGAGAATCGCCAGCTCAAGGACCTGATAGTTTCCGCAACGAACGGTCAAGTTCGATTAGAATTGATGCAGCTGAAACATCTTGGATGTCAACGTTTCCTACAAGTGGTATGTCGCTGGGCGCATTGAATATTCCCGAGTGCAGCCCATCCGACGGAGAAACTGAAATCGACAGGAAAGCTTATGAGCATTGGAGGAAAATTTTGGATGCATCTTTGGATCTCATGAAGTCAACGGACGAAAGAACTAaaataggaattttcaaaattaagGCTGGAGCGAAACTGCTGGAAGTATTCGAGAGTACGAAGACATCTCCTGGTATGCCGGATGAGATTTTGGAGCCATATGGCAACGCTATCGCTCGGCTGAATGAGTATTTTGGTTCAAGAACTTACATGATGTCTCAAAGAAGCAAACTCCTAAACATGACACAGAAGTTCATGTGA